The sequence below is a genomic window from Halosolutus gelatinilyticus.
CGCGTCCTCGACAACCCGTAGGGCGCCTCCGAACAGGAAGAACGGGAACAGCCCGTAAAAGCCCGCACGGTAGCGCTCGATCTCCAGGCGCTGGATGAGGAAGATGACGCCGATCGCCATGAGGATCAGCGTCGGAATGTAGCCCGCGTAGGAGACGAACGTGTAGCCGGGCGCGGCGGTCGGCCCGGCGCCGGCCGGCGCGTCGTTACAGTGTACCTGCTGGCCGTCGGCCCACGCGATGCAACTCCAGCCGTGGGCGTCGGCGACGACCGGCCCCCAGTAGTACTGCCAGATGAGGTCGACGTAGATCCGCTGCGGGAAGGCCAGCGCGGCGAGCGCCACGCCGGCGGCGAGGACCGCGACGGTCGCGGCCCAGAGCCGTTCGGCCCCGTACCGCTCGATGTACTCGTCCATGATCGGTATCCTTCTCGGCGGGCGCCTAATGGTTCCGGTTTCCCGACCGGTTAGTCGAGTTATTCGAGTCGATCTCGTGGACGGCCGCCAGCAATTCGTCGTGAATTCCCCCGTTCGACGCGACCAGCCCCCGACTGTCGTGGCGCCACCGATCGCCGTCGAGGTCCGTGACGGTCCCGCCCGCCTCGCGGACCGCGCGGACGCCGGCGACGCTGTCCCACGGGTTCATCCGCACGTCCGTGACGACGCCGTCGAACGCCCCCGAGGCGAGCAGCATCAGTTCGAGTTGCGCGCAGCCGAACCGGCGCATGTCGTCGAACCGCGTGACGATCGATCGGACGAGTGCGGCGTACCGATCGCGCTCGTTCAGGTCCCACCACGCGGTCGGACAGACGGTGCAGGTCTCGGGATCGGTCGCCTCGCTGACCGACACCGACTCGTCGTTGCGAAAGATCCCTTCGGGACCGACGCGATACGTATCGCCGAGCGCCGGAAAGACCGCGCCCCCGGCGATCGGTTCGCCGTCCTCGACGGCGGCCACGGCCGTCCCGAACGCGCGGATGCCGTCGACGAAGTTGTTCGTCCCGTCGATCGGGTCGACGATCCAGGCCGGCCCCGTCTCCGGAACCTCCTTCAGCGCATCCTCCTCCTCGCCGACGATCGGCTCCTCCGGGAACGCCGATCGGATCCGCTCGATGACCGCGGTCTGGGCGTCCCGATCGGCCTGCGTCACCACGTCCGTCTTGCTGCCCTTGAGTTCGACGTCGATCCCGGTTCGAAAGCTGTCGGCGGCGACGTCCGCTCCCGCGGCGGCCGCCCGAACCGCGACGTCCGCTCGTCGCTGCGCATCGGAGTCGCTCATTGGTTGCGGTCCACCGACCGGCGAAAAGGATCTACCGGTTCGGGTCGACCGCGCGCTACTCGGTCCGTCCGCCGCGATCGGTTCGTCGGACCCGACTCATCTGACGACGGTCACCGGAACCGGCGACCGCCGAACCACGTGTTCTGCGACGCTCCCGAGCAAGAACCGGGCGGCACCCTCCCGCCCGTGGCTACCAATCACGACGCCGTCCGCGTCGGTTTCGTCCGCGAAGGAGACGATGGTTCGAGCGGTATCGCCGAGTTCGCGGACCGTTTCCATCTCGCGATCGTGTTCGGCGGCGATCCGCTGTGCGTCTTCGAACAGCGCGTCGGTCTCCCGGTTCGCGTCCTCGTACCACCCCTCGAAGGTCTCGCCGGCGACGATTCGGTTTATCCCCGCCTGTGGGTCGATCACGTGGAGCGCGACGACCGACGCGTCGGGGAACGTCCTGAAGGCGTACGCGAGCGCCTCGGCCGCCAACGACCCGCCGTCGATCGGAACGAGGATTCGATCGCCCATACTCTGCCGTCACTCCTCGAAACAATAAATCGGTGGCAGAACGTGGGAGATGCGTCTGGAACGGTCCGTGCGCGAAACAAATATTCTCGATCATTCTCGGCGGTGAGACGCAACAGATTACATCTCGACTGGGTATTCGGCCAATAGTGAGTTTGAATTGATTCATCCCCGCGCCATTTCACCCGCGTTAATGGGCGGCGTACAGTCCGAATGCCCCTTGTGTTATTATTCGAATTACAGCACTATCTACTCCACCTATCACCCGCACTATTCAACGATCAGGGAACCACTTCTGATTACAATTTGTACATTTAAGTTCAACATTCGTTTCTGGTTCAAGTAGTAAACTGGAATTTTCCGGACCACAGTTAGGGCAAATATCACTCTCCATAGCCGTTTGTTGACTCTCGATGATGAAAAGTCGCCACTCATCACACGCGAGGTGTGAGAAAACGGGTTACAAAACAGCCTTCAGATCTACCTGCATACTTACCGTTCCCGCAATGTGGATTGTTCCACGCTACCTGTGTTAGCAGAGATATTCGAACGACGGAGTCGATTAGGAACGGCCGGACACCAGTTCATTGACTCCGTCTGGGCGAAACGAGAGGAATGATCACAGGTCGGATTTCCCACGAATCGAACGCAGCCTTCATTTCTCCCGCCCTAATCGCGCCTGACTCGACTGTACAATAGATTCCTGTACTGAACGCGAGTTTCATAGCTCAATCTGGAGAAAGGAGCCGTATTATCAACTACTGCCATTCAATTCATCGAGGTGCTTATAGAGGTGCATATCACGTAAGTCACCACTTCTGCCTACCCATGTACTGTTCCGGACGCGGAACCGAATAACAGCCCTAACCAATATTAATTTCAGGAGAGTTATTGCGAGGGAAGATCGCTGCGTGTTGATCTTCCGCATCTTACGATGCGAGGGGAGGGAATTGAACCCACGAACGTCTACACGAGCGGATCTTGAGTCCGCCGCCGTTGGCCGCTTGGCTACCCTCGCACGCATGTCGTGATTGTGTCGTGCCGTATGAATACCCTGCGATTTTCGCTCCGGGTGTCGATCGATTCTCGCTTCGGTCGCCTCGGCGGGCCACATATGTCGTCGGGATCGCGTCCGCTCCCCGGAACAGGAAACGGCCACGAGCGAGCTAGTGATCGCGTTCTCCCAGGAGACTGAATGGGCCGCACCGACGGAGTTACCCGTCGTCCGAGCGAATCGCCGCCATGGACGACCACACCCGCGACCCGACGGTCCCGGCGCCGGCGGGGGATCCGACCGGCTGGCTCCCGACCGAGGACCGGTGGGAGCACGGGACGCTCCGGCGGGCGGTGATCCACGGCGTTCGGCTCTTCAACTCGGGCGAGTACCACGAGTCCCACGACTGCTTCGAAGACGAGTGGTACAACTACGGCCGCGGCTCCCTCGAGAGCATGTTCTGCCACGGGATGGTGCAGGTCGCCGCGGGCGCGTACAAGCACGTCGACTTCGAGGACGACGGCGGGATGCGATCGCTCTTCCGAACCGCGTTGCAGTACTTCCGCGGCGTTCCCCGCGACTACTACGGCGTCGACCTCCTCGACGTCCGGACGACGATCTCGAACGCGATCGACGAGCCGACGCGGATCGAGGGCTGGCTGATTCCGCTCGACGGGGATCGGCCGACCGCCCGGCCGATCGACTACGAGTACGCCGAGTCGCTCGACGCGTGAGTTTGACGCCGGGACGCACCACACATTCGTCTGGCACTGTTCATTGTCACCACGCATCGAGGATATCGGGTTCTGGGGGCCGGAACGGACCGAATCGCATTTCAGGCCGGGGACCAACTATCATCCGATGAGAGTGGCACAGCTCGGGTCGGGGACGCCGGAGATCGCGGTCGTCGCCGGAATCCACGGCGACGAACCCTGCGGCGTGAGAGCCGTCAAGCGGCTGCT
It includes:
- a CDS encoding inositol monophosphatase family protein, with the protein product MSDSDAQRRADVAVRAAAAGADVAADSFRTGIDVELKGSKTDVVTQADRDAQTAVIERIRSAFPEEPIVGEEEDALKEVPETGPAWIVDPIDGTNNFVDGIRAFGTAVAAVEDGEPIAGGAVFPALGDTYRVGPEGIFRNDESVSVSEATDPETCTVCPTAWWDLNERDRYAALVRSIVTRFDDMRRFGCAQLELMLLASGAFDGVVTDVRMNPWDSVAGVRAVREAGGTVTDLDGDRWRHDSRGLVASNGGIHDELLAAVHEIDSNNSTNRSGNRNH
- a CDS encoding universal stress protein, whose amino-acid sequence is MGDRILVPIDGGSLAAEALAYAFRTFPDASVVALHVIDPQAGINRIVAGETFEGWYEDANRETDALFEDAQRIAAEHDREMETVRELGDTARTIVSFADETDADGVVIGSHGREGAARFLLGSVAEHVVRRSPVPVTVVR
- a CDS encoding DUF309 domain-containing protein produces the protein MDDHTRDPTVPAPAGDPTGWLPTEDRWEHGTLRRAVIHGVRLFNSGEYHESHDCFEDEWYNYGRGSLESMFCHGMVQVAAGAYKHVDFEDDGGMRSLFRTALQYFRGVPRDYYGVDLLDVRTTISNAIDEPTRIEGWLIPLDGDRPTARPIDYEYAESLDA